One Gloeothece verrucosa PCC 7822 DNA window includes the following coding sequences:
- a CDS encoding helix-turn-helix domain-containing protein — translation MLMASSKFETPASLSERELQIIELVANGLTNLEIANRLEISKRTVDNHISNILTKTKTDNRVELVRWALQWGKVCLDDINCCIIPAPRPQET, via the coding sequence ATACTTATGGCTAGCAGTAAGTTTGAAACCCCTGCTTCATTATCAGAGAGGGAACTGCAAATTATTGAGTTAGTAGCGAATGGTCTGACTAATTTGGAAATCGCCAATCGGCTAGAAATTAGCAAGAGAACGGTGGATAACCATATTAGCAACATTTTGACTAAAACCAAAACAGATAATCGTGTAGAGTTGGTGCGTTGGGCTTTACAGTGGGGAAAAGTCTGTTTAGATGATATCAACTGTTGTATCATCCCGGCACCGAGACCACAAGAAACTTAA
- a CDS encoding diguanylate cyclase domain-containing protein: MTKKNHNQEQLLLKITNFIHHSRDFKDSLQKIAQAARDFLKVDRVKIYQFAEDGSGEVIAESTNLERLPSLLGLHFPGTDIPLKIREQFAKARQGVIIDVSAKRKTINILNEYSDLKQTNYQQPSYSTVHPCHLRYLLAMGVLSSLAIPIFYWDKLWGLLVAHHSEPRRFSQEQLWTIELLCRQISLALAQNTLIAQFQKQKQQEEFIQKINTIIDNDPSPNLSQGWQQVLSEILKTLEADGARLYITSLLAEQSDQLYTYGIQPIFPELEAQPQWQALMKGKTQQAAQTEINKQPQTDSTALNLTTRPLIYTLAELCNDPQYHLLSKAFSNQSIQSFLFIPLRSRSQWVGCLTLFRQEREWETLWAGRENPDQRNQMPRQSFVAWCEIQRGVPDWTGEQLKLAEILGLHLYMILTQQRLTHLIHHQASYDPITQLPNWIIFNHRLALALVDATHGSNMLGVLIIDLNQFKRINDSLGHGVGDYLLQKASDRLQNCLESYSFLEPLLARWHGAGFIVLLSQLAYVDEAINFSQKLLNDFQEPFYVQSQAIYLGVSIGIALAPYDGDSSEVLLKNAESAMYQAKQQGKNTYQLYRPGSNQDFNKLILEADLRKAIERNEFVLHYQPQIELATGKLIGVEALIRWQHPCLGMVSPALFIPLAEETGLICPIGEWALKTACHQYQIWQQAGLPKIQMAVNLSAFQLQQYDIVARIAKIIQETRINPRDLELEITETTVIQNLERMTSIIEQLKQMGIKIAIDDFGTGYSSLNVLKHLPVNTLKIDKSFVQDLSNDPNDAKLCQAIIMLGKAFKLEVLAEGVETIKQLEFLKNCGCDHAQGFLISRPVPPDALLGSLLHAQLCGTSSVPQLIPSPSALLAKTFHQTLQDWYSLNLPNFNALEKGLTAAPETDVPNEFSSREPNLLTTPLLTLSTEQHQANENLQQYLDLKQEIQHFSTRERIFREVAPKICSSHRLDDILNTIVTEVRHLLHSDRVFLYRFNEHWVGTVVVESVAAPEFSILGESIDEPCFRDQYVKYYHQGRVKAIEDIEQAEIALCHRELLKRYQVKANLVLPVVAFDQLWGLLIAHDCHQPRKWLDHEITLLSQITITAAIAIHQGELHQQLQNANLELKKLSAIDGLTQVANRHRFDVYLEQEWRRLMRSRHSLSLILSDVDHFKWYNDTYGHLAGDHCLQQIARVIKTSVGRPADLVARYGGEEFAIVLPETSLKGALFVAEQIRQKVKNLTIPHTKSAYQCVTLSLGVASLIPSGALSPKALINAADEALYQAKANGRDRVVSIP; this comes from the coding sequence ATGACTAAAAAAAATCATAATCAAGAGCAATTGCTCCTAAAAATAACAAACTTCATTCACCACAGCCGTGATTTTAAAGACAGTTTACAAAAAATAGCTCAAGCCGCCCGCGACTTTTTAAAAGTTGATCGAGTGAAAATTTACCAATTTGCTGAAGATGGTAGCGGAGAAGTCATTGCTGAGTCAACAAATCTTGAGCGTCTTCCTTCTTTATTAGGACTTCATTTTCCCGGCACAGATATTCCCCTAAAAATACGAGAACAATTTGCCAAAGCACGACAAGGGGTAATCATTGATGTCAGCGCTAAACGTAAGACCATCAATATTCTCAATGAATACAGCGATCTCAAACAAACAAACTATCAACAACCCTCCTACTCTACAGTCCATCCTTGTCATCTACGGTATCTATTAGCGATGGGAGTGCTTTCCTCTCTAGCCATACCCATCTTTTATTGGGATAAACTGTGGGGATTATTAGTGGCCCATCATAGCGAACCTAGGCGTTTTTCCCAAGAACAACTGTGGACAATAGAATTATTATGCCGACAAATTTCCTTAGCCCTAGCCCAAAATACTTTAATTGCCCAATTTCAAAAACAAAAGCAACAAGAAGAATTTATTCAAAAAATTAACACCATTATTGACAATGACCCATCACCTAACCTGAGTCAAGGTTGGCAACAAGTCTTATCAGAAATTCTCAAAACCCTAGAAGCCGACGGCGCAAGACTCTATATTACATCCTTATTAGCCGAACAAAGCGATCAACTATATACCTATGGCATTCAGCCCATTTTTCCCGAATTAGAAGCACAACCCCAATGGCAAGCCTTGATGAAGGGAAAAACCCAACAGGCGGCACAAACTGAAATAAACAAGCAACCCCAAACCGATAGCACCGCGCTCAATTTAACCACTCGTCCCTTGATCTACACCTTAGCTGAACTCTGCAACGATCCTCAATATCATTTGCTCTCCAAAGCTTTCAGCAATCAATCAATACAGTCTTTTTTATTCATTCCCCTGCGTTCTCGCAGTCAATGGGTCGGTTGCCTCACCCTGTTTCGCCAAGAAAGAGAATGGGAAACCCTCTGGGCCGGACGAGAAAATCCCGATCAGCGCAACCAAATGCCTAGACAGTCTTTTGTCGCTTGGTGCGAAATTCAGCGAGGCGTTCCAGACTGGACCGGTGAGCAACTAAAACTCGCCGAGATTTTAGGTCTTCATCTCTACATGATCCTTACCCAACAACGCTTAACCCATCTCATTCATCATCAAGCGTCCTATGATCCCATTACTCAACTGCCCAATTGGATTATTTTTAATCACCGTCTTGCCTTGGCCTTAGTGGATGCGACTCATGGTAGCAATATGCTAGGCGTGCTGATTATTGATCTCAATCAATTTAAACGCATTAATGATTCTTTAGGTCATGGAGTGGGAGATTATTTACTGCAAAAAGCCAGTGATCGTTTGCAAAATTGTCTAGAAAGTTACTCATTCCTTGAGCCTTTACTAGCCCGTTGGCACGGAGCAGGATTTATTGTTTTACTTTCTCAACTGGCCTACGTTGACGAAGCCATTAATTTTTCTCAAAAACTCTTGAATGATTTTCAAGAACCTTTTTATGTTCAAAGTCAAGCAATTTATCTAGGAGTAAGCATCGGTATTGCTCTAGCTCCCTATGATGGCGACAGTAGCGAAGTTTTGCTGAAAAATGCCGAATCAGCCATGTATCAAGCCAAACAACAGGGAAAAAACACCTATCAACTTTATCGCCCTGGCTCAAATCAAGACTTCAATAAGCTCATTCTAGAAGCCGATTTACGTAAAGCCATTGAACGCAACGAGTTTGTCTTACATTATCAACCCCAAATCGAATTAGCCACCGGCAAATTGATCGGCGTAGAAGCGTTAATTCGCTGGCAACATCCCTGTTTAGGAATGGTATCACCGGCTTTATTTATTCCTTTAGCCGAAGAAACTGGGTTAATTTGCCCTATCGGAGAATGGGCCTTAAAAACAGCCTGTCATCAGTATCAAATTTGGCAACAGGCAGGACTACCCAAAATACAAATGGCGGTTAATCTTTCTGCTTTTCAACTCCAACAATATGATATCGTTGCCCGCATTGCCAAAATAATTCAAGAAACTCGCATTAATCCCAGAGATTTAGAACTGGAAATTACTGAAACCACAGTGATCCAAAATCTCGAGCGCATGACCAGTATCATAGAACAACTCAAACAGATGGGCATCAAAATCGCTATTGATGATTTTGGAACCGGTTATTCTTCTCTCAATGTCCTCAAACATTTACCGGTTAATACCCTCAAAATCGATAAGTCTTTTGTGCAAGACCTCAGCAATGACCCTAATGACGCTAAACTCTGTCAAGCGATTATTATGCTCGGCAAAGCCTTTAAACTCGAAGTCTTAGCCGAAGGAGTAGAGACTATCAAACAGTTAGAATTCTTAAAAAATTGTGGCTGCGATCATGCTCAAGGTTTTCTCATTAGCCGCCCTGTACCTCCAGATGCCTTGCTCGGAAGTCTGCTTCACGCTCAACTGTGCGGAACGAGTTCGGTCCCCCAGTTAATTCCCTCTCCCAGTGCCTTATTAGCCAAAACCTTCCATCAAACCCTACAAGATTGGTACAGTTTGAACCTTCCTAATTTTAACGCACTCGAAAAAGGTCTTACAGCCGCTCCTGAAACCGACGTGCCCAACGAGTTCTCCTCTCGGGAACCGAACTTGCTGACCACTCCACTGCTCACCCTCTCAACCGAACAGCATCAGGCTAATGAAAATCTTCAACAATACCTTGATCTTAAACAAGAAATTCAACACTTCAGCACCCGAGAAAGAATCTTCAGGGAAGTAGCGCCAAAAATTTGCTCCTCTCATAGGCTTGATGATATTCTCAATACTATTGTCACTGAAGTGCGTCATCTGCTCCATAGTGATCGAGTATTTCTCTACCGTTTTAATGAGCATTGGGTGGGTACAGTCGTTGTTGAATCCGTCGCCGCTCCGGAATTTTCCATTTTAGGAGAATCCATTGATGAACCCTGTTTTCGAGACCAATATGTTAAATATTATCATCAGGGACGGGTTAAAGCTATTGAGGATATTGAACAGGCTGAAATTGCTCTTTGTCACCGTGAGTTATTAAAACGCTATCAAGTTAAAGCTAACCTCGTTTTACCAGTGGTGGCTTTTGATCAACTCTGGGGACTATTAATTGCTCATGATTGTCATCAACCTCGAAAATGGTTAGACCATGAAATTACTCTCCTATCTCAGATTACAATTACCGCCGCCATCGCTATTCACCAAGGAGAACTCCATCAACAACTTCAAAATGCTAATCTAGAACTGAAAAAACTTTCCGCCATCGATGGATTAACCCAAGTCGCGAACCGCCACCGTTTCGATGTCTATTTAGAGCAAGAATGGCGACGGTTAATGCGTTCTCGGCATAGTTTGTCTTTAATTTTGTCTGATGTGGATCATTTTAAATGGTACAACGACACCTACGGACATTTAGCTGGCGATCATTGCTTGCAGCAAATTGCTAGAGTGATCAAAACTAGCGTTGGACGACCTGCTGATTTAGTTGCCCGTTATGGCGGAGAAGAATTTGCTATTGTTCTACCAGAAACTTCTTTAAAAGGAGCTTTATTTGTAGCAGAACAAATTCGTCAAAAAGTTAAAAACTTAACGATTCCCCATACTAAATCAGCTTATCAGTGCGTTACCCTCAGTTTAGGCGTCGCCAGTCTGATCCCGAGTGGTGCCCTTTCTCCTAAAGCGTTGATTAATGCTGCCGATGAAGCACTTTATCAAGCCAAAGCCAACGGACGTGATCGAGTCGTTTCTATCCCATAA